One Streptomyces sp. NBC_00102 DNA segment encodes these proteins:
- a CDS encoding LysR family transcriptional regulator: MSTGEYGDGTRRSGGGRQIELRHLRAFLAVADEGNVTRAAARLGLTQPAVSRTLAALEAHLGTRLVDRSTHHLALTPEGVAFRDRAALAVSAFDDATDPGRPQRRPLRLGHAWSAFGPYTTPLLRTWQARYPQTPLELLRIDDRTAGLARGEVDAALLRGPVEAPGLVTEVLFTEPRVAAVTADGPHAGRAALTLADLADGPVVLNPVSGSTTLGLWPPDARPTAALTVANTDDWLTAIAAGRGSGVSAASTAGMHPHSGVAFVRLTDAPPLPVLLARRDGPGHPALPHLAALAREIVAGEGAADRYRESGG; this comes from the coding sequence ATGAGCACAGGTGAGTACGGAGACGGCACGCGACGGTCCGGCGGCGGACGCCAGATCGAGCTGCGGCATCTGCGCGCCTTCCTCGCCGTCGCGGACGAAGGGAACGTCACCCGCGCGGCCGCCCGCCTCGGCCTCACCCAGCCCGCCGTCTCCCGGACCCTCGCCGCGCTGGAGGCCCACCTCGGCACCCGGCTCGTCGACCGTTCCACCCACCACCTCGCCCTCACCCCGGAGGGCGTCGCCTTCCGGGACCGGGCGGCACTCGCGGTCAGCGCCTTCGACGACGCGACGGACCCCGGGCGCCCGCAGCGGCGCCCCCTGCGGCTCGGGCACGCCTGGTCGGCGTTCGGCCCGTACACGACTCCGCTGCTGCGTACCTGGCAGGCGCGGTATCCGCAGACCCCGCTGGAGCTGCTGCGCATCGACGACCGCACGGCCGGGCTCGCCCGGGGCGAGGTGGACGCGGCGCTGCTGCGCGGACCGGTGGAAGCGCCGGGGCTGGTCACCGAGGTGCTGTTCACCGAGCCCAGGGTCGCGGCGGTCACGGCGGACGGGCCCCACGCCGGCCGTGCCGCGCTGACGCTCGCCGATCTGGCGGACGGGCCGGTGGTCCTGAACCCGGTCTCCGGCTCCACCACGCTGGGCCTCTGGCCCCCGGACGCACGCCCCACCGCCGCCCTCACCGTCGCCAACACCGACGACTGGCTCACCGCCATCGCCGCCGGCCGCGGCTCGGGCGTCTCGGCCGCCTCCACCGCCGGCATGCACCCGCACTCCGGAGTCGCCTTCGTCCGGCTCACGGACGCCCCGCCGCTGCCCGTCCTGCTCGCCCGCCGCGACGGCCCCGGCCACCCGGCGCTCCCCCATCTCGCGGCACTGGCACGGGAGATCGTCGCGGGCGAGGGCGCCGCCGACAGGTACCGGGAATCCGGCGGCTGA
- a CDS encoding tetratricopeptide repeat protein — MKFFRPRGRSDAQKMTGTPVAEAKALYEAGRYAEAEAEARAVARSKTENQAYAAAALNIAALATGAQGRNAEALATYDEALARFRRIFGADHYLTWKLRSDRAQHVTSLGEYAECEAECAAVTAFAARGTGPEMTRLAAVARNGLAFALNAQGRHQEAEAIARAALAACPAREPTSLVLRLGLARSLNGQARYEAALAEARRADSQYRALPERQRLPERGAVELVLANALSGLDRVREARSLAVAAHDACLASFGPDHRRTVEARTLLDRMDGARP; from the coding sequence ATGAAATTCTTCCGGCCACGCGGTCGAAGCGACGCCCAGAAGATGACGGGAACACCCGTAGCCGAGGCCAAAGCGCTGTACGAGGCGGGGCGTTACGCCGAGGCGGAAGCCGAAGCACGTGCTGTGGCGCGATCGAAGACAGAAAACCAGGCATACGCGGCAGCGGCGTTGAACATCGCCGCCCTCGCGACGGGCGCTCAAGGTCGCAACGCCGAGGCGCTCGCCACCTACGACGAAGCGCTGGCCCGCTTCCGCAGGATATTCGGCGCCGATCACTACCTGACGTGGAAGCTGCGCTCGGACCGCGCCCAGCATGTGACCTCGCTCGGAGAGTACGCCGAGTGCGAGGCGGAGTGTGCGGCCGTCACCGCATTCGCGGCCCGCGGAACCGGTCCGGAAATGACTCGCCTGGCAGCGGTTGCCCGCAACGGGCTGGCCTTCGCCCTCAACGCGCAGGGGCGCCATCAGGAGGCCGAGGCGATCGCCCGCGCGGCCCTGGCCGCCTGCCCTGCACGTGAACCGACGTCACTCGTCCTGCGACTCGGTCTGGCTCGCAGTCTCAACGGCCAAGCCCGCTACGAAGCAGCCCTCGCCGAGGCGCGGCGCGCAGACAGTCAGTACCGGGCTCTGCCCGAGCGTCAGCGGCTCCCGGAGCGGGGCGCAGTCGAACTCGTCCTCGCAAACGCTCTGTCGGGCTTGGACCGAGTCCGCGAGGCCCGCAGCCTGGCTGTAGCCGCTCACGATGCCTGCCTGGCCTCCTTCGGCCCGGACCATCGCCGCACGGTCGAGGCCCGAACGCTGCTCGATCGCATGGACGGTGCACGGCCGTAG
- a CDS encoding DMT family transporter, with protein sequence MNDQRSAVEPAAAAVAVPEAVTAVDGAPEAPTGGAHGPGSGLPTGRGAALVPVALVVGGVVSVQFGSAVAALLMPRAGAFGVVTLRLLVAAVVLLAVCRPKVRGYTRADWGTVVAFGVAMGAMNNLFYQALDRIPLGIAVTLEVLGPLALSVIASRRLINFLWAGLALVGVGLLGGAGGFGRLDLLGAGLAVAAGVMWALYIVFSSRTGRRFPKADGLALAMAVAAVLSLPLGIAESGTKLAVPTTVLLGAAVALLSSVLPYTLEMMALRRLPASTFAVMMSLEPAIASLAGFLILDQALSTTDALAIALVIGASVGAVRGQGRGGSARKRKRREA encoded by the coding sequence GTGAACGACCAGCGCAGCGCCGTAGAGCCGGCCGCCGCAGCCGTCGCCGTCCCCGAGGCGGTGACCGCCGTCGACGGAGCCCCCGAGGCTCCCACCGGCGGTGCGCACGGTCCCGGCTCCGGGCTGCCGACGGGACGCGGTGCCGCGCTCGTACCGGTCGCCCTGGTGGTCGGCGGTGTGGTCTCGGTCCAGTTCGGTTCGGCCGTCGCCGCGCTGCTGATGCCGAGGGCCGGCGCGTTCGGCGTGGTGACGTTGCGGCTGCTGGTCGCCGCCGTGGTGCTGCTCGCCGTCTGCCGCCCGAAGGTGCGCGGCTACACCCGCGCCGACTGGGGCACCGTCGTCGCGTTCGGCGTGGCGATGGGCGCGATGAACAACCTCTTCTACCAGGCGCTCGACCGCATCCCGCTCGGTATCGCGGTCACCCTGGAAGTCCTCGGCCCGCTCGCCCTCTCCGTCATCGCCTCCCGCCGCCTGATCAACTTCCTGTGGGCGGGGCTCGCCCTCGTCGGAGTGGGGCTGCTCGGCGGCGCGGGCGGGTTCGGCCGGCTCGACCTGCTGGGCGCCGGACTCGCGGTCGCGGCCGGCGTGATGTGGGCGCTGTACATCGTGTTCAGCTCCCGCACCGGACGCCGCTTCCCGAAGGCGGACGGCCTCGCCCTCGCCATGGCCGTAGCCGCTGTCCTCTCGCTCCCCCTCGGCATCGCGGAGTCCGGCACGAAGCTGGCCGTCCCGACCACCGTCCTGCTCGGCGCCGCGGTCGCCCTGCTCAGCTCCGTCCTCCCGTACACCCTGGAGATGATGGCGCTCCGCCGCCTGCCCGCCTCCACCTTCGCCGTCATGATGAGCCTCGAACCGGCCATCGCCTCGCTGGCGGGCTTCCTCATCCTGGACCAGGCCCTCTCCACCACGGACGCCCTCGCCATCGCGCTGGTCATCGGCGCGAGCGTCGGGGCGGTACGGGGGCAGGGGCGGGGCGGCTCGGCGCGGAAGAGGAAGCGGCGGGAGGCGTAG
- a CDS encoding TIGR03084 family metal-binding protein: protein MSDAIAVIDDLRDESEELDALVAELSDEGWAAPTPAPGWTIAHQIAHLTWTDGVAVTAATDPGAFEAEVAAALAAPETFVDEAAAASVAFASPAELLRRWRAGRERLQEVLREAAPGTRIPWYGPPMSLASMATARLMETWAHGQDVADALGVVRAPTDRLRHVARIGVRARDYAYFVRGHTPPAEEFRVELAGLDGESIAFGPEGAAQRVTGPLLDFCLLVTQRAHRDDLALRAVGAEADAWLDIAQAFAGLPGAGRAPRGGKGAGGGRREGESGSSNTLGSETI from the coding sequence GTGTCCGATGCCATCGCCGTGATCGACGATCTGCGGGACGAGAGCGAAGAACTCGACGCTCTGGTAGCGGAGTTGAGTGACGAGGGATGGGCCGCGCCGACCCCCGCCCCCGGCTGGACCATCGCCCACCAGATCGCGCACCTGACCTGGACCGACGGGGTCGCGGTGACCGCCGCGACCGACCCCGGGGCGTTCGAGGCGGAGGTGGCCGCCGCGCTCGCCGCGCCGGAGACCTTCGTGGACGAGGCCGCCGCCGCCTCGGTCGCCTTCGCCTCCCCGGCGGAGCTGCTGCGGCGGTGGCGGGCGGGGCGGGAGCGGCTCCAGGAAGTGCTGCGGGAGGCCGCCCCCGGGACTCGCATCCCCTGGTACGGGCCGCCGATGAGCCTCGCCTCGATGGCGACCGCGCGGCTCATGGAGACCTGGGCGCACGGGCAGGACGTGGCCGACGCGCTCGGGGTCGTACGCGCCCCGACCGACCGCCTGCGTCATGTCGCCCGGATCGGCGTACGGGCCAGGGACTACGCGTACTTCGTGCGGGGCCACACTCCGCCGGCGGAGGAGTTCCGGGTCGAACTCGCCGGGCTGGACGGGGAGTCGATCGCATTCGGGCCCGAGGGCGCGGCCCAGCGGGTGACCGGGCCGCTGCTGGACTTCTGCCTGCTGGTGACCCAGCGCGCCCACCGCGACGACCTCGCGCTGCGGGCGGTCGGCGCCGAGGCGGACGCCTGGCTGGACATCGCGCAGGCCTTCGCGGGGCTGCCGGGTGCGGGGCGCGCGCCGCGCGGGGGCAAGGGCGCGGGCGGGGGCAGGAGAGAGGGCGAGTCCGGCTCTTCGAACACCCTTGGGAGTGAAACCATATGA
- a CDS encoding histidinol-phosphate aminotransferase family protein — protein sequence MSPDLQLRAATPEDLDWIHELRHRVYAQELGQHAPNAAGRLPDRLDGANVYLVAARGEDRAGFVSLTPPWSGRYGLDAYLSREELPLLAEEDLFEVRVLTVEPRWRSSAAAPLLMYAALRWIASRGGRRIVAMGRTELLPMYRAAGLRPVGHTVRCGAVTFEVLTGGVAELTRVTMDRRAAVERLRSQVDWRLDVPFAPRPDGCEHGGVSFTAIGTDFASLERRHQVVAADVLDAWFAPAPGVRAALADDPGWAARTSPPTGAEGMLAEIAGARALPVETLVPGAGSSDLIFRAFTHWLTPQSRVLLLDPGYGEYAHVTERVIGCRVDRFRLRREDGWRVDTAELAAAVEHGRYDLVVVVNPNNPTGRHAPADALRSLIAAAPAGTRWWIDEAYLGYVGMTESLAGLAAADPRVVVCSSLSKMYALSGMRAAYLVAEATTAAELRRRTPPWSVSLPAQLAAVAALRDPAYYASRWLRTHELRRRLAADLAALDAAVEVEESVANWLTLTLPSDGPSAALLVRECRRSDVYLRDLSPMSPEYRGRTVRVAVKDTAENARIVAAVRDALDALRPGPAPSSPVAGSNPVPVPAR from the coding sequence ATGAGCCCCGACCTGCAACTCCGCGCCGCCACACCCGAGGACCTCGACTGGATCCACGAGCTGCGCCACCGGGTGTACGCGCAGGAGCTCGGTCAGCACGCGCCGAACGCCGCGGGGCGGCTCCCCGACCGTCTCGACGGCGCCAACGTCTACCTGGTCGCGGCGCGGGGAGAGGACCGTGCGGGGTTCGTCAGCCTGACCCCGCCCTGGTCGGGGCGGTACGGCCTGGACGCGTACCTGTCCCGCGAGGAACTGCCGCTCCTGGCGGAGGAGGACCTGTTCGAGGTGCGCGTCCTGACCGTCGAGCCGCGCTGGCGGTCCTCCGCGGCGGCGCCGCTCCTGATGTACGCGGCGCTGCGCTGGATCGCCTCCCGAGGCGGCCGGCGGATCGTGGCGATGGGGCGCACCGAACTGCTGCCCATGTACCGGGCCGCCGGTCTGCGGCCCGTCGGGCACACCGTCCGCTGCGGGGCGGTGACCTTCGAGGTGCTGACCGGCGGCGTGGCCGAGCTGACCAGGGTCACGATGGACCGCCGCGCGGCGGTGGAGCGGCTGCGGAGCCAGGTGGACTGGCGGCTGGATGTCCCGTTCGCTCCCCGGCCGGACGGCTGCGAGCACGGCGGTGTCTCCTTCACCGCCATCGGTACGGACTTCGCCAGTCTGGAGCGCCGCCACCAAGTGGTCGCGGCGGACGTGCTGGACGCCTGGTTCGCTCCCGCCCCCGGCGTACGGGCCGCACTCGCGGACGACCCGGGGTGGGCCGCCCGGACCTCACCGCCCACCGGCGCGGAAGGCATGCTGGCGGAGATCGCCGGGGCACGGGCGCTGCCCGTCGAGACACTCGTACCCGGCGCCGGCTCGTCCGACCTGATCTTCAGGGCCTTCACCCACTGGCTGACCCCGCAGAGCAGGGTGCTCCTCCTGGACCCCGGCTACGGCGAATACGCCCACGTCACCGAGCGGGTGATCGGCTGCCGGGTGGACCGCTTCCGGCTGCGCCGCGAGGACGGCTGGCGCGTGGACACGGCCGAGTTGGCCGCCGCCGTCGAGCACGGGCGTTACGACCTCGTCGTAGTGGTCAACCCGAACAACCCGACCGGCCGCCACGCGCCCGCGGACGCACTGCGCTCCCTGATCGCCGCCGCGCCGGCCGGTACCCGCTGGTGGATCGACGAGGCGTACCTGGGCTACGTCGGCATGACCGAGTCGCTCGCCGGCCTCGCCGCGGCCGACCCGCGCGTGGTGGTCTGCAGCTCCCTCTCCAAGATGTACGCCCTGTCCGGCATGCGCGCCGCGTACCTGGTGGCCGAGGCCACCACCGCGGCGGAGCTGCGCCGCCGCACACCGCCGTGGTCGGTGAGCCTTCCCGCCCAGCTCGCCGCGGTGGCGGCGCTCCGGGACCCGGCGTACTACGCCTCCCGCTGGCTCCGCACCCACGAGCTGCGGCGGCGCTTGGCCGCCGACCTCGCCGCGCTCGACGCGGCCGTGGAGGTGGAGGAGTCCGTGGCCAACTGGCTCACCCTGACGCTGCCCTCCGACGGGCCGAGCGCCGCGCTTCTGGTGCGGGAGTGCCGCCGCAGCGACGTCTACCTGCGCGACCTCTCACCCATGTCGCCCGAGTACCGGGGGCGCACGGTGCGCGTCGCGGTCAAGGACACGGCCGAGAACGCGCGCATCGTCGCGGCCGTCCGGGACGCTCTGGACGCGCTGCGCCCGGGCCCGGCCCCGTCCTCCCCGGTGGCCGGGAGCAACCCCGTTCCGGTACCCGCCCGATGA
- a CDS encoding FAD-binding and (Fe-S)-binding domain-containing protein codes for MAEPHAPSDALARDLRSEVRGETFFDVASRALTTMDASNYRRVPLGVVAPRDADDVTTALAVCRAHGVPVVPRGGGTSIAGQATGTGVVLDLTRHLDAVLELDPASRTAVVQPGVVLDHLRAAAAPHGLTFGPDPSTHGRCTLGGMIGNNSCGAHSVAWGTTADNVHALTVARYGGDTLRLGRGWGSADTPGAPPGLREFVDRHLAPLRTGFPDLPRRISGYALDALLPERPGGPDVARAFCGSEGTLGVVTEATVRLVESPPARALAVLGYPDEPAAAEAAAGLLPYGPLTVEGMAADLVRESVGLPRGGAWLFVETGGATPVEARDGARRIVRAADALDAAVVTDPAGQRALWRIREDAAGTATRMPDGTEAWPGWEDCAVPPARLGPYLREFRALLAEHGLHGAPYGHFGDGCIHVRIDFDLRTPDGIARFRRFSEDQARLVAAHGGSLSGEHGDGQARAELLPLMYGAELVQLFAEFKDLWDPYGGMNPGMLVRPDPLDTNLRFDVLPRRPVDVAFGYPEDGGDFTSAVSRCVGVAKCRTTTPGAGVMCPSFRATGEEKHSTRGRARLLHEMLAGEIVTDGWRSTEVRDALDLCLSCKGCRSDCPVGVDMATYKAEFLHHHYRGRLRPAAHYALGSLPRWLRLAAPFAPLLNALARVRPLAALAKRLAGIAPERPIPALARQPLTRWWKRRGEEAGAGAGSGGEVLLWPDTFTTYLSPQVGHAAVRVLESTGRTVRHPGPGLCCGLTYVSTGRLDRARTVMRRTLDRLGASLGEPPGRPLVVLEPSCAAALRTDLPELLPDDPRAAQLAASVSTLAEYLEEYAPDWESPRLGREVAGQTHCHQHAVLGDAADRRLRERAGLDGELSGGCCGLAGNFGFEKGHWDVSAACAEEQLLPAVRSAAPGTEILADGYSCRTQLEQLAGVRARHLAEVLAEGLEAAEGGGKDDHTRGRSA; via the coding sequence ATGGCCGAACCGCACGCCCCCAGTGACGCCCTGGCCCGGGACCTCCGCTCCGAGGTCCGGGGGGAGACCTTCTTCGACGTGGCCTCCCGCGCGCTCACCACCATGGACGCCTCCAACTACCGCCGGGTCCCCCTCGGGGTCGTGGCCCCGCGCGACGCCGACGACGTCACCACCGCCCTCGCCGTCTGCCGCGCCCACGGGGTGCCCGTCGTCCCGCGCGGCGGCGGCACCTCCATCGCGGGCCAGGCGACCGGCACCGGCGTCGTCCTCGACCTCACCCGGCACCTGGACGCCGTCCTGGAGCTGGACCCCGCGTCCCGGACGGCCGTCGTCCAGCCCGGCGTCGTCCTCGACCACCTGCGGGCCGCCGCCGCCCCGCACGGACTGACCTTCGGCCCCGACCCGTCCACCCACGGCCGCTGCACCCTCGGCGGCATGATCGGCAACAACTCCTGCGGCGCCCACTCCGTCGCCTGGGGCACCACCGCCGACAACGTCCACGCCCTCACCGTCGCCCGCTACGGCGGCGACACCCTGCGCCTCGGCCGCGGCTGGGGGAGCGCCGACACCCCCGGAGCCCCGCCGGGGCTGCGGGAGTTCGTCGACCGCCACCTCGCCCCGCTCCGTACCGGCTTCCCCGACCTCCCGCGCCGCATCTCCGGCTACGCGCTCGACGCCCTGCTCCCCGAACGTCCCGGCGGCCCCGACGTCGCCCGCGCCTTCTGCGGCAGCGAGGGCACCCTCGGTGTCGTCACCGAGGCCACCGTCCGGCTGGTCGAATCCCCGCCCGCCCGCGCCCTCGCCGTCCTCGGCTACCCGGACGAGCCGGCCGCCGCCGAAGCCGCCGCCGGACTCCTCCCGTACGGCCCGCTCACCGTCGAGGGCATGGCCGCCGACCTGGTACGCGAATCGGTCGGACTGCCCCGGGGCGGCGCCTGGCTCTTCGTCGAGACCGGCGGCGCCACCCCCGTCGAAGCCCGGGACGGTGCGAGGCGGATCGTGCGCGCCGCCGACGCCCTCGACGCCGCCGTGGTCACCGACCCCGCCGGACAACGCGCCCTGTGGCGCATCCGCGAGGACGCCGCCGGAACCGCCACCCGGATGCCCGACGGCACCGAAGCCTGGCCCGGCTGGGAGGACTGCGCGGTGCCGCCCGCCCGACTCGGCCCGTACCTCCGCGAGTTCCGCGCCCTGCTCGCCGAACACGGCCTGCACGGAGCCCCGTACGGCCACTTCGGCGACGGCTGCATCCACGTCCGCATCGACTTCGACCTCCGTACCCCCGACGGCATCGCCCGCTTCCGCCGCTTCTCCGAGGACCAGGCCCGCCTCGTCGCCGCCCACGGCGGATCGCTCAGCGGCGAACACGGCGACGGACAGGCCCGCGCCGAACTCCTCCCGCTCATGTACGGCGCCGAACTCGTCCAGCTCTTCGCGGAGTTCAAGGACCTGTGGGACCCGTACGGCGGGATGAACCCCGGCATGCTGGTCCGCCCCGACCCGCTCGACACCAACCTCCGCTTCGACGTCCTGCCTCGCCGCCCGGTCGACGTCGCCTTCGGCTACCCCGAGGACGGCGGCGACTTCACGTCGGCGGTCAGCCGCTGCGTGGGCGTCGCCAAGTGCCGTACGACGACGCCCGGTGCGGGCGTCATGTGCCCCTCCTTCCGCGCCACCGGCGAGGAAAAGCACTCCACGCGCGGCCGGGCCCGGCTGCTGCACGAGATGCTCGCGGGCGAGATCGTCACCGACGGCTGGCGCTCCACGGAGGTCCGCGACGCGCTCGACCTCTGCCTCTCCTGCAAGGGCTGCCGCAGCGACTGCCCCGTCGGCGTCGACATGGCCACCTACAAAGCGGAGTTCCTCCACCACCACTACCGGGGCCGGCTCCGCCCCGCCGCGCACTACGCCCTGGGCTCACTGCCCCGCTGGCTCCGCCTCGCCGCCCCCTTCGCCCCGCTGCTCAACGCCCTGGCCCGGGTGCGCCCACTCGCCGCGCTCGCCAAGCGCCTGGCGGGCATCGCCCCGGAGCGGCCGATCCCGGCGCTGGCGCGGCAGCCGCTCACCCGGTGGTGGAAGCGGCGGGGCGAGGAGGCCGGCGCCGGGGCCGGGTCCGGTGGGGAGGTTCTGCTGTGGCCGGACACCTTCACCACCTACCTCTCCCCTCAGGTGGGGCATGCCGCCGTCCGCGTGCTGGAGTCCACCGGACGGACCGTGCGCCACCCGGGGCCGGGGCTCTGCTGCGGACTGACCTACGTCTCCACGGGCCGCCTCGACCGGGCCCGTACGGTCATGCGGCGCACCCTGGACCGGCTGGGCGCCTCCCTCGGCGAGCCGCCCGGCCGCCCACTCGTCGTCCTCGAACCCAGCTGCGCCGCAGCGCTCCGCACCGACCTCCCCGAGCTCCTCCCGGACGATCCGCGAGCCGCCCAACTCGCGGCATCCGTAAGCACCTTGGCCGAGTACCTGGAGGAGTACGCCCCCGACTGGGAGTCGCCCCGGCTGGGCCGGGAGGTGGCCGGCCAGACCCACTGTCACCAGCATGCCGTCCTCGGTGACGCCGCCGACCGGCGGCTGCGAGAACGGGCCGGACTGGACGGCGAGTTGTCCGGAGGGTGCTGCGGCCTGGCGGGCAACTTCGGTTTCGAGAAGGGTCACTGGGACGTCTCGGCCGCCTGCGCGGAGGAGCAACTGCTGCCCGCCGTACGGTCGGCGGCCCCGGGTACGGAGATCCTGGCGGACGGCTACTCCTGCCGTACCCAACTGGAGCAGCTCGCGGGGGTACGGGCCAGGCATCTGGCGGAGGTGCTGGCGGAGGGGCTGGAGGCGGCAGAGGGCGGTGGCAAGGATGATCACACTCGGGGCAGGTCCGCCTGA
- a CDS encoding serine hydrolase domain-containing protein produces the protein MTQEITAHGSVAPGFEGVRDAFVAVLAEDITEPGSQLAVRLHGRRVVDLWAGEGIGATSLLPVFSSTKGAAHLVVALLVQDGTLDLDRAVASYWPEFAAAGTDTLTLRELLAHRSGLVGASPRFTDEELADDRLVAERLVRQKPFWEPGTAYGYHAVVIGALTGEVVRRATGRSIQEWREERVRAPYGLELYLGLPEALEPRFVPIRPMAPTPEQAETLTAFPPDPEGVFAAAFNLPTDLAVWANIPVVRALGSASAGGVGSARGLAGMYAAAISEVDGTPPLLTPATAAEFARLSWPGTDLVTGAEDAFGLGFRRSSGQYPALSDGAFGHSGAAGSQAFADPEQGIAYGYTRRRYAYPGGEAPENARLVDAVVRAVRDV, from the coding sequence ATGACGCAGGAGATCACCGCGCACGGATCCGTCGCACCGGGCTTCGAGGGGGTGCGGGACGCCTTCGTGGCCGTGCTCGCCGAGGACATCACCGAGCCCGGCTCCCAGCTCGCGGTGCGGCTGCACGGCCGGAGGGTGGTGGACCTGTGGGCGGGCGAGGGCATCGGGGCGACCTCGCTGCTCCCGGTCTTCTCGTCCACCAAGGGCGCCGCGCACCTGGTCGTGGCGCTGCTGGTGCAGGACGGCACCCTGGACCTGGACCGCGCGGTGGCCTCGTACTGGCCGGAGTTCGCCGCCGCCGGTACGGACACGCTGACGCTCCGGGAGCTGCTCGCGCACCGCAGCGGCCTGGTCGGCGCGAGCCCCCGGTTCACCGACGAGGAGCTGGCCGACGACCGGCTGGTCGCCGAACGGCTGGTGCGGCAGAAGCCGTTCTGGGAGCCCGGTACGGCGTACGGCTACCACGCCGTGGTGATCGGCGCGTTGACCGGCGAGGTGGTGCGGCGGGCCACCGGCCGCTCGATCCAGGAGTGGCGCGAGGAGCGGGTACGGGCCCCGTACGGCCTGGAGCTGTACCTCGGCCTGCCCGAGGCGCTGGAACCCCGCTTCGTACCGATACGCCCCATGGCGCCGACCCCGGAGCAGGCCGAGACCCTGACCGCCTTCCCGCCGGACCCGGAGGGCGTGTTCGCCGCCGCGTTCAACCTGCCGACGGACCTGGCCGTGTGGGCCAACATCCCGGTGGTGCGCGCGCTCGGCTCGGCCTCGGCCGGAGGGGTGGGGTCCGCGCGCGGGCTCGCCGGGATGTACGCGGCGGCGATCTCCGAGGTGGACGGCACGCCCCCGCTGCTGACCCCGGCCACCGCCGCCGAGTTCGCCCGCCTCTCCTGGCCCGGGACCGACCTGGTGACCGGCGCGGAGGACGCCTTCGGGCTGGGCTTCCGGCGGTCGTCGGGGCAGTATCCCGCCCTGAGCGACGGGGCGTTCGGCCACTCCGGCGCGGCGGGCTCGCAGGCGTTCGCCGACCCGGAGCAAGGCATCGCGTACGGCTACACCCGCCGCCGGTACGCCTACCCGGGCGGCGAGGCACCGGAGAACGCGCGCCTGGTGGACGCGGTGGTGCGGGCGGTACGGGACGTCTGA
- a CDS encoding phosphatidate cytidylyltransferase: MITVASLAPCLGGALVAGGVAAAASRRRELMTKWCAWAVGVPLVTGAFWWGRPGIATLAVLVGVIAVVEYGGLTRMPRVDRAVLAASVTGVVLTALLAPGQEPRALAVGALALASLPLLAGDADHGPRRLGAGLLGLAWIGVLAGLVPLGARALALFMAVSIADIVAYFAGRALGGPGLSPLSPAKRWSGTLAGAAAGLAVLAVLSALSGPMAIAVAVGGPAGDLLESMVKRGARVKDSGRWLAGSGGLLDRIDSLLFALAVLLVLS; this comes from the coding sequence ATGATCACGGTTGCTTCGCTGGCGCCCTGCCTCGGTGGGGCGCTCGTGGCCGGTGGTGTCGCGGCGGCGGCCTCCCGGCGGCGTGAGCTGATGACCAAGTGGTGCGCCTGGGCGGTCGGAGTGCCCCTGGTCACCGGTGCGTTCTGGTGGGGCCGTCCGGGCATCGCGACGCTCGCCGTCCTGGTCGGCGTGATCGCGGTGGTGGAGTACGGCGGGCTGACGCGGATGCCCCGGGTGGACCGGGCGGTCCTCGCGGCGTCGGTGACGGGCGTGGTGCTGACCGCTCTGCTGGCCCCGGGGCAGGAACCGCGCGCGTTGGCGGTCGGGGCGCTCGCGCTGGCGTCGCTGCCGCTCCTGGCGGGCGACGCGGACCACGGTCCGCGTCGGCTCGGAGCGGGCCTGCTCGGTCTGGCCTGGATCGGTGTCCTGGCCGGGCTGGTACCGCTCGGCGCGCGTGCGCTCGCGCTGTTCATGGCGGTGTCGATCGCCGACATCGTGGCGTACTTCGCGGGACGGGCGCTGGGCGGGCCCGGGCTGTCGCCGCTGTCACCGGCGAAGCGGTGGAGCGGAACCCTGGCGGGCGCCGCCGCCGGCCTTGCCGTACTCGCCGTGCTCTCCGCGCTGAGCGGGCCGATGGCGATAGCGGTGGCGGTCGGCGGCCCGGCGGGCGATCTGCTCGAATCGATGGTCAAGCGAGGGGCCCGGGTCAAGGACTCCGGGCGGTGGCTCGCCGGGTCCGGGGGGCTGCTGGACCGGATCGACTCGCTGCTCTTCGCCTTGGCCGTCCTGCTCGTCCTGAGCTGA